One segment of Anser cygnoides isolate HZ-2024a breed goose chromosome 5, Taihu_goose_T2T_genome, whole genome shotgun sequence DNA contains the following:
- the LOC106031772 gene encoding retinol dehydrogenase 12-like, which yields MAAGVSCWGAALGAAVGFPLLLLVAAPYIRRFVAGGRCESAARLDGKAAVITGANTGIGKETARELARRGARVIIACRDTAKGEAAASEIRAETGNPQVVVKKLDLADTKSIREFADNFLAEEKELHILINNAGVMLCPYSKTADGFEMHLGVNHLGHFLLTFLLLERLKQSAPARIVNVSSLGHHGGRIRFHDLNGEKSYNRGLAYCHSKLANVLFTRELARRLQGTKVTANALHPGSVHTELVRHSLAMMWLWRIFSFFLKTPWEGAQTSVYCAVAEELESVTGQYFSDCRPAYVSSRGRDDETAKKLWNVSCELLGIQWD from the exons ATGGCGGCGGGGGTGAGCTGCTGGGGGGCCGCGCTGGGCGCCGCCGTCGgcttccctctgctcctgctggtcGCGGCGCCCTACATCAG GAGGTTCGTGGCGGGCGGGCGGTGCGAGTCTGCCGCCCGGCTGGACGGGAAGGCGGCGGTCATCACCGGGGCCAACACCGGCATCGGCAAGGAGACGGCCCGGGAGCTGGCGCGGAGAG GGGCGAGGGTGATCATCGCTTGCAGAGACACAGCAAAGGGAGAAGCTGCAGCCAGTGAAATCCGGGCTGAGACAGGGAACCCACAGGTCGTTGTGAAAAAACTGGACCTGGCTGATACTAAGTCCATCCGGGAGTTTGCTGACAACTTTCTAGCAG aggagaaggagctCCATATCCTCATTAATAATGCTGGGGTAATGTTATGCCCTTACTCCAAGACAGCTGATGGCTTTGAGATGCACCTGGGAGTCAATCATCTTG GTCACTTTCTTTTAACCTTCCTGTTGCTGGAGCGTCTGAAGCAGTCGGCCCCGGCCCGCATAGTGAACGTGTCCTCACTGGGTCATCACGGAGGCCGAATCCGCTTCCATGACCTCAATGGTGAGAAGAGCTACAATCGTGGCCTCGCCTACTGTCACAGCAAGTTGGCCAACGTGCTTTTCACTCGGGAGCTGGCGAGGCGGCTGCAAG GCACTAAAGTTACAGCCAACGCTCTCCACCCTGGCTCTGTCCATACTGAGCTGGTCCGGCACTCGTTAGCAATGATGTGGCTGTGGAGGATATTCTCATTCTTCTTGAAGACTCCTTGGGAAGGAGCTCAGACCAGCGTGTACTGTGCAGTAGCAGAGGAGCTAGAATCTGTGACGGGACAGTATTTCAG TGATTGCCGGCCAGCATATGTATCTTCACGGGGTCGGGATGATGAGACAGCGAAGAAGCTCTGGAACGTGAGTTGTGAGCTCCTTGGCATCCAGTGGGACTGA
- the VTI1B gene encoding vesicle transport through interaction with t-SNAREs homolog 1B, which yields MASRGAASSEHLERLHDIFRGLHADLRGAAQRLRHGAAEEKKKLVREFDEKQREANETLREMEEELKYAPLPFRNQMMSKIRAYRRDLSVFQREIRSTDLGLGPGSQGDMKYGIFSTENEQSTNLQSQRVLLLQGTDSLNRASQSIERSHRIAAETDQIGTDIIEELGEQREQLERTKSRLVNTSENLSKSRKILRSMSRRVATNKLLLSIIIILELAILGGVVYYKFFRSR from the exons ATGGCGAGCCGCGGGGCCGCGTCCTCGGAGCACCTGGAGCGGCTGCACGACATCTTCCGCGGGCTGCACGCCGACCTGCGCGGGGCCGCCCAGCGACTGCGCCACGGCGCCGCCG aagagaaaaaaaaactagtcCGAGAGTTTGATGAGAAACAACGTGAAGCAAATGAAACG ctaCGGGAAATGGAGGAAGAGTTGAAGTATGCTCCTCTGCCGTTCCGCAACCAAATGATGAGCAAAATCCGGGCATACAGAAGAGACCTCTCTGTCTTCCAGAGAGAGATTAGAAGCACAGATTTGGGATTGGGCCCTGGAAGTCAAGGGGATATGAAATATGGAATCTTCTCCACAGAAAACGAACAGAGT ACTAATCTGCAGTCACAGAGGGTGCTGCTTCTCCAGGGAACAGACAGTCTGAACCGAGCCAGTCAGAGCATTGAGCGCTCGCACCGAATTGCGGCTGAGACAGATCAGATTGGCACTGATATAATTGAAGAACTTGGGGAGCAGCGAGAGCAACTGGAACGCACCAAGAGCAGA TTGGTGAATACAAGTGAAAACTTGAGCAAGAGTCGTAAGATCCTGCGTTCCATGTCCAGGAG AGTAGCCACTAATAAGTTGTTGCTGTCAATCATCATCATCCTGGAACTAGCCATCCTAGGAGGAGTGGTCTACTACAAGTTCTTTCGCAGCAGATGA
- the ARG2 gene encoding arginase-2, mitochondrial isoform X2, with product MIGCQVYDFGDLNFTQVPNDELYNNLILYPRSVGLASQVLADAVSRAVAAGHSCVTIGGDHSLALGSVSGHARQCPHLGVIWVDAHADINTPLTTQSGNLHGQPLSFLLRELQDKVPQLPGFSWLKPCLSASDIVYIGLRDVDPAEYYILKNYDIHYFSMRDIDRLGIQKVMERTFEQLMRRRQRPIHLSFDIDAFDPSLAPATGTPVLGGLTYREGMYIAEEIHNTGMLSAVDMVEVNPLLGASQEEVNATASLAVDVIATCFGQTREGAHTAFDELPTPSSPDESDSEEQVRI from the exons gatgcCAAGTGTATGACTTTGGAGATCTGAATTTCACTCAAGTTCCCAACGATGAACTGTACAACAACCTGATTTTGTACCCACGGTCAGTGGGTTTAGCCAGCCAGGTGCTGGCTGATGCCGTAAGCAGAGCGGTAGCTGCCGGACACAGCTGTGTCACTATAGGAGGTGATCACAG CTTGGCACTTGGTTCTGTCAGTGGCCATGCACGGCAGTGCCCGCACCTCGGCGTGATCTGGGTGGATGCGCATGCTGATATCAACACCCCTCTTACAACTCAGTCTGGAAACCTCCATGGACAAcctctttcatttctcttgaGAGAGCTTCAAGATAAA GTACCACAGCTTCCTGGTTTTTCCTGGCTAAAGCCCTGCCTTTCTGCATCAGATATTGTGTACATTGGTTTGAGGGATGTGGATCCTGCTGAATA ctatattttgaaaaactatGACATCCACTATTTCTCCATGAGGGATATTGATCGCCTTGGGATTCAGAAAGTTATGGAAAGAACATTTGAACAACTGATGCGCAG GAGACAGAGACCTATTCACCTGAGTTTTGACATCGATGCTTTTGATCCCTCACTGGCTCCAGCAACCGGGACTCCTGTTCTAGGCGGATTAACTTACAGAGAAGGCATGTACATTGCAGAGGAAATACACAACACAG GAATGCTTTCGGCTGTAGACATGGTGGAAGTCAACCCACTGCTTGGAGCTTCTCAAGAGGAAGTGAACGCAACTGCTAGCCTTGCAGTCGACGTGATAGCAACGTGCTTTGGACAGACGAGAGAAGGGGcgcacactgcttttgatgaaCTCCCAACACCTAGTTCTCCAGATGAATCTGACAGTGAAGAGCAAGTGCGGATTTAG